The following coding sequences lie in one Arachis ipaensis cultivar K30076 chromosome B03, Araip1.1, whole genome shotgun sequence genomic window:
- the LOC107633377 gene encoding cell division control protein 48 homolog C-like — MVMKDLLKKLVTEVIVPWYRPELPRKLCHTPTTGILLHGPPGCGKTTLAHAIANETRVPFYPISATELVSGVSGASEENIRELFAKAYRTAPSIVFINEIDSIASKRDNLQQKMEKRIVTQLLASMDQSSRCMQSANDSDSSNVHPSYVLVIGATNRPDALDSALRRPGQFDREFVLDIPDESSREHILSLLTSNLPLQGSLDLKDIARSTPGYVGADLEALITAACNLAIKTFIPKRIGRFQDAASTVPRIGTDVRS; from the coding sequence atggtgaTGAAGGATCTTCTGAAAAAGCTGGTGACAGAAGTGATTGTTCCATGGTATCGTCCTGAGCTTCCAAGAAAGCTATGTCATACTCCTACTACTGGAATCTTGCTGCATGGGCCACCCGGTTGTGGCAAGACCACACTGGCTCACGCCATAGCTAATGAGACCCGTGTTCCCTTCTATCCGATATCAGCTACTGAGTTGGTTTCTGGAGTATCGGGTGCATCTGAAGAGAATATCCGAGAGCTTTTCGCCAAAGCATATCGGACTGCCCCATCAATCGTCTTCATTAATGAGATTGATTCAATTGCTTCGAAAAGAGATAATTTACAGCAAAAGATGGAGAAAAGAATTGTTACACAGTTACTTGCTAGCATGGATCAATCAAGTAGGTGTATGCAATCCGCTAATGATTCGGACAGTTCTAATGTTCATCCTAGCTATGTTCTTGTAATTGGAGCTACGAATAGGCCTGATGCTCTTGACTCGGCCTTGAGAAGGCCTGGGCAGTTTGATCGGGAGTTTGTTCTTGACATTCCTGATGAATCATCGAGAGAACATATCCTCTCTTTGCTCACTAGCAATCTTCCACTTCAGGGTTCATTGGATCTAAAAGACATAGCCAGGTCTACACCAGGATATGTCGGTGCTGATTTGGAAGCCTTGATTACGGCGGCTTGTAATTTGGCCATAAAAACATTTATTCCCAAAAGGATAGGTAGGTTTCaagatgctgcttccacagtTCCCAGGATTGGGACTGATGTAAGATCCTag